A single window of Ictalurus furcatus strain D&B chromosome 3, Billie_1.0, whole genome shotgun sequence DNA harbors:
- the LOC128605988 gene encoding protein argonaute-2-like: protein MERKCRGWRGNGEDGEEAERMERKCRGWRGSGEDGGEAERMERKRRGWRGSGEDGEEVKRMEGKRRGWRGSGEDGEVVERMERKRRGWRGSAEDGEEAERMEGKWRGWRGSGEDGEEAKMMEGKWRGWRGSGEDGGEAERIERKRRGWRGSREDGEETERLERKERKQRG from the coding sequence atggagaggaagtgcagaggatggagaggaaacggagaggatggagaggaagcggagaggatggagaggaagtgcagaggatggagaggaagcggaGAGGATGGAGGGGAAgcggagaggatggagaggaagcggaGAGGATGGAGGGGAAgcggagaggatggagaggaagtgaAGAGGATGGAGGGGAAgcggagaggatggagaggaagcggagaggatggagaggtagtggagaggatggagaggaagcggagaggatggagaggaagtgcagaggatggagaggaagcggaGAGGATGGAGGGGAAGTGGAGAGGATGGAGGGGAAgtggagaggatggagaggaagcgaAGATGATGGAGGGGAAgtggagaggatggagaggaagtggaGAGGATGGAGGGGAAGCGGAGAGGATTGAGAGGAAgcggagaggatggagaggaagcagagaggatggagaggaaacGGAGAGGTTggagaggaaggagaggaagcagagaggatga